The sequence TCTGACAACCAATTTTAGTGATGCCACCATATTAATTTAGGGTGCTCTATGGAGATGAATAACACCATATTTTAAACTCTGGGTATCTCAGTTGAACGTTATGAAAATTCAGCAAATTTCTTAGAATAAAACTCAATATTTCTAATTCTTGGCTCTagaatatatttatgtatctatgtatatttatatattcacattAACACagataaacatacatatatgtgtttaATGTTACTGTTCATTTATATGCTGTAATCATTGTTATGTATGACTTTATTAACCCTCAAATACGACTTTTTCTAGAGATAAAGACTATAACCACTATTGCATACCCATCTCTCTCCCCTAATGGTATGTTCAAAAACATCAAAGTAAGATACAAACATATTTAGGTTGAAATGTTATATGCCTTTGAACACTGCAATAATGTAGAATTGCTGGattttttatgtatatgtgtatgtatatatatccatgtatgtatatacatataatttcccAGTTGAATATTTTAGTACTACATAAAgtcttgtttaaaaatattaaagaccaATAAAACATAGTTAGaattatttcaataaagagaGAACTTTACTTGGTGGGAACTCTCTGGTCTCAGGTTCTCTCTTTCACATTATATGTGTACATCTATTTTGACATCTCCATGTGTAAAGGGtggaaaggaattaaaaaacaCATCCTTCAGGAAGAGGCAGAATTAAATAAAgttctcatttacatttaaaaatataccaagATATTCAACTGAGAAAATATTTCTATACAGAAGGCTAATACATGTATGACAGCATCTGTTATAAACATGTCCATGTGACTTAAATATATGTATTCAAAAATCCATCCAGGCCTCCTTCAGCTGAGAATTATCAGACCCCAGTTGTAACCATCCTTGAGTGCTAGTCTAGGATGAGGAAGTAAATGTGCTCTTCCCTTTTAACAATCACCCTCACTGAGGTAGAAGGGAATCATTATAACACGTACTTAGGAAGTAGGCATTCTCCTTCTGTCTCTAACATGTCCCTGACCATTTCCAATAGCCCCCTTACCATCTCTTGTCAGGTTCATGCCACCAAACACTAGAGGTCCAATAAACTGAGCCTTGATATCACCTTCAAGGTAAATAAATATTGTGGGCAGATTTCTATCAGGATAATTGGGTATGCAGGTGGTCGAAATGGCTTTGATAAATTTGACATCAGGAAACTTCCTTGCAAGTTCACTGAAGTGTTGATTTATCAGGGCACACAGAGgaattctataaaagaaaaataaaacccagaagcagCTGTTGTGATTCTGTATTTCTACAAACCAAAGTTCAACCACCCTTCCACCCCATATCAAACCTCACAATAGCTTCTGACGTGATTCTGCCATTCCAAccaaatttaacttaaaaaaaaaaaaaaaaaacaactttctaaTATGTTTGGGAAAACTAAACTCAAAATCAATGTTCAGTTTTATTTGACCCAATAGAAAAACAGCTTCAATGTACAATATAACTGTTACACCCTTCTGTAAGGTTGAAGAAGACGAACATTCAAGATTTAGAATATGTGAGATGGGTCAGAATAtttcctgctttaaaaaaaaacaactagtcaAGTACGGCTCCAGGATAGAACACTGGACAGACAAGGAATGCTGGAGGACCACTGCACCAAcgaacaatgaaaatgtttataaagGGCACTTGTGCCAACTACAAAGTGATTAATTCTGTAGAATTTTGAAAGCCAGAGTTcctctagatagatagataaggaATTCTGTTTCAACAAAAGCAAAgtgttcactgctgtatttaAACAAAGGCATCTGTGTATGAGTCACAAAACATTAATGTGAAAAGTCTTAAAGATGAACATTAGGCATTAATCAGCAATAAGGACACATAACCCTAGTAAAATAAGCCCTATGATAAGGATTAAGCCAGAGATGTTCAAGACTTCATTCCAAATGACATTTGAAAGACCGTGTTTGTAAGATGAGCTCACCCTTGCTTGTAAAGGTGCAAGATTACCCACAAGCCCTCACCAGCTTTGGTAACTTCTTGGACATAATCCTTTCCCGAGATCTCCAAAACTtctccaaatttattcttcagtttAGTGGCTTTCCACTCGGCCAGTCTTTGTTGCCTGCACAATGGAGGAGAGCAGTGTCCAATATACATTCATACACATacgcacatacatatatatctttcAGAGTGCAACATTTGTAAAGGTCCAGGTTTATTTATTTGCCTCATGACAAAAGGCTAAGGCCAGTTTGCTGAAATGTACAATATGATTATGAATTATATTCCTTTCCAAATGTTATCTCAgccagaaaattaattttttaaaggacaCACATTTCATTaccaagcaaaaaacaaaaaacacacagtcCCTTTGAGGAGCACTAACCTGTACATCTCAATAGCATGCTCATCCTCCTCACTGAATTCATCTTCATGATCCTCTAGCTCTTCCAAAGTCATATCTTCATAGGTTTTCACTGAAATTAGTTAGGTTAGCACAaagcaaaaacattaaaaatgaactCGGACTTTTTTCTCCCTTCACTTTTCTCCTAAAGATGTACATGTAACACCAGAAGGTGCCAGCCcaccaaaaccaaaataaaaagtatttaaagcaTTATATTAGTGAATAAGAAGTTGTGGGTGTTTTAAAATGATGGAACTAAGCTGATATCCAAAGGCTTGACTGTCTTAATGCCATCCAATAATAAAGAGATGAATGAGAAGTTTCTCAAGTTTATAAAACAAGAGTTGTATTTGCCTGAAGTTGTCTGGTCCAACCCTAGTAGAAAAATAATGTAGATTTAAAATCCATTATGCCCTCCCTTGACTGAGGATTATTAGTTCAACGGTTCTCCTATCATCCAAGGAGATGGAGGAAGCTAGTGCCCTCCCCAAGCAATCCCTTCCTGGATTCATACTATTTCTTGTTCTTTTCGAACCAACTGCCATAAAACCTCTATCTTTTGTCACTATAAACACTCCTGCTTCTTGACATCACATTGGACTTTCACCCACCATCACTCCATTGAAACTGCTCTTATCAAGGTCAACAATGAGCTCTGATAGTCTTTAGTCCTTACCCTCCTCGACCGACAAGCACCATTGGACCCAAGTGGTCATTGCCTCCCCCCTGAAGCCCTTCCTCCTCCGGCTTCCGGGGTACCCCCTCTTCTCCTACCTCTACGGCCGCCCTTCCTCTGGATCCTTTGCCAACTGGAGTTCCCCAAGGCTCAGCCCTTTGACTCCTTTTCTTCCCTGTCCATAATGCTCTCCCTTGCGGTCGCATCCAATCTCACAGCTTTCAATACTATCAACTTCTTCTGATCTGGGGAAAAACACGTAAACTGTCCACTTAACATTGTCATCTAACAAGCACCTCAGACTTAACACGTCCCGAAGTGAGCCCCAGACCTGCTCTTCCCTCAGCCTTCCTCACCTCAGTTGGAGGCAATGCCGTCTTTCCAGATGCTCAAGCCCAGAACCTTCCAGTTGTCCTTgactcatctttctctcccaccccACAAAGAACCTGTCAGCAAACCCCATTGGCCCGACCTTCAGAAGAGATCAAGATGCAACTACCTCTCGCCACTTCCACCACTACCACCCCGGGCCAAGCCACTGTCATCTCTCACCTGAGTTACTGAAGTAGTTTCCAGATGGGTCTTCCTGCTTCCTGCCTTACCCCTTACGGTCCATGTCCAACAAGAACGGGGATGTCAAAATGGAGGACATGCCCATCCTCTGTTCAAACCCTCCAACAGCTTCTTGCCTCATGAGGGATAAAAGCCCTACAAGGCCCTAAATCATCTGGCCTCTAGTTGCCTCTCTGAACTCATTTTCTACAACTCTCTCCCAGTCC is a genomic window of Choloepus didactylus isolate mChoDid1 chromosome 17, mChoDid1.pri, whole genome shotgun sequence containing:
- the PDCL3 gene encoding phosducin-like protein 3 isoform X1, translated to MEVVADPNADTEWNDILRKKGILPAKENLKELEKEAEEEEERVLQQSVVKTYEDMTLEELEDHEDEFSEEDEHAIEMYRQQRLAEWKATKLKNKFGEVLEISGKDYVQEVTKAGEGLWVILHLYKQGIPLCALINQHFSELARKFPDVKFIKAISTTCIPNYPDRNLPTIFIYLEGDIKAQFIGPLVFGGMNLTRDELEWKLSESGAVKTDLEENPRKPLEDTLLSSVRSSVPTGRGSESEED
- the PDCL3 gene encoding phosducin-like protein 3 isoform X2 — protein: MQDPNADTEWNDILRKKGILPAKENLKELEKEAEEEEERVLQQSVVKTYEDMTLEELEDHEDEFSEEDEHAIEMYRQQRLAEWKATKLKNKFGEVLEISGKDYVQEVTKAGEGLWVILHLYKQGIPLCALINQHFSELARKFPDVKFIKAISTTCIPNYPDRNLPTIFIYLEGDIKAQFIGPLVFGGMNLTRDELEWKLSESGAVKTDLEENPRKPLEDTLLSSVRSSVPTGRGSESEED